GCCGACAATTATGGCTCTCAAGGCAATTCCTTGCagcttaattttcagttatttcaaaaaaagggaaggAATATAAGTTTATGCTGCCAGGGGCTCATTGACACACATAACTTACTCATTGAGTAACAGAATGCTTGAAACAAAAACCTTCTCTTTCCcttttcaaaagcaaaaaaacaacaatttttaataacaTTCAAAGCTTGTCTACTCTAAACTGAATCAAGATAACAAAAACTGAATTAACAAAGCTTAAATTTAATCTACTAAAAATTTCAACAAGCTACATACTCCGTGCAAAGTAACTTATATGCGAACAGAACAAATCACATCATTAATCAATTTCAGAACGAAGGAAATGCACTTCATCTCACCAATTACATAACGGAGCAATTTTTGCTTCCACCTTCACGTTCACTCAAAGCAATAGCTCTAGCTAGcatttcatcttcttcttcttcttgtgcACTTCGGCTACTCCCAGATTGCGCTTGTCTTTCATGGTCAGAGGCTTTGGAAAGTTCCAAGGCACGTCGTAATGCTTCTTCTTCACTCTAAAATTAAGATATGAAACGGTTCATAAGAAAATTCATGGGGATTTCTAAACCAATGCAATCTCGCCTTCTCTTTATGTTGATAATGGAGTATGCAAGGCAATTGAGATGGAACGGACCTTGTGTAACATCTTTTTGTGTGTGGAAATTTACGTTACCTGTTTAAATGTTAAAATGAAGACAAGTACATGGTCTCAGAGACAAGCCTTGGTTCTAAGCGATCCTTCTAGTATCCACAATTAACACAAGAGGCACTGAttataatttacaataaaacCCATTATCTAACATATAGTATATTTGAATATTAACTAAGAGGATGGGGTTTATTAGACCGTAAACTTTTCTAGAtctcgttttcttttttcttctaggGTAGAGGCCAGACCTTCCGAGTAATCACAAAACATTACCAGACACCGAAAAGAGAAAATGTGTTTGAAGGTTGTGCATGCAAGTACTGGAATATAAGTGGTTCTAGATCCTTTTGACCACACCCCTATAAATCCAAAAGCAGTCTTCCATCTTAAAATACTGCTACATCGTCGAAAAGACACTTGTGTCGTAAGGCCACAACACAGACATAAAATCATAACACAATACCCTTTTCTACAGAAGCTCAAAGAGCGTGTACACGCTTCGGAAGATATTCCATTTAACAAGCTATATTTGAGACCTAATAAACAaagaattgaacaaaaaaataaacaaaacaaaaaatttccccatttctcttttttttcttttttttaccaactaatACTGAAAATGCAGTTGAAGTTTCATTTTGGTTTTAAGAAATAACAAGACCATATGGTGTATAAGATGACTTTACATTTATGTGTCATATgcgaaaaaaatcttttatatcgCTTcatttgtatgtatgtatgtatgtatttatttatcacctatcatacaaaataatgaagtgatggagtacattgaaaaataaaaaaagaaagaaacaacatatcgtaattacattctaaaatacaaacaaaaataaccaCGTCAAAAGACAACATTTTGCCATTCATGGCAAATGTTGTCTTTTTCAATGTACTTAGTGTAAATAGTGTAAAGGATTTACACTATTGTAAATCCTCGCAAGATGGGCTCTATTTAAATGAAACTGAGAACTAACAATTGTACCATATGCACGACGGATTTTCGTTTCCATACTTTCAAGCATCAATAGGCTAGTTTTCTTCAGGTTTTTTCcaataggaaggccaagataaTTCAACTTAAGATCTATAGATATATCATCTGATCTAGTCACATctaattcattaaaaatcaaaacatcacaTTTTCCAGCATTTAGGAGAAGCCCAATATCACtgtagtttttacatatctctaaaaaacatttttctagccCACTGGTAGTCctactaatattaaaaatgtcGTCTGCATAACAAAATATCGACAGATCAGTGCCTTTATATATACAGCACGAACAAAGTTGGCACTGAGCTGGAAGTGTTGCATTATTATAAACCGTGGGAGAAGTAACTGCACCCTGCTTAACCCCGATATGAATTGGTATATACCCATCAGTCAGCAAATTGCTTCCACGTATACGTATTTTTGCTTTCATATGGCGGTACAGGTACAGAAAAGGTCAAGTCTTGCGATACACCATTGTTCAAAATCTCATTCATTGTTTAGGGATGCAACAACGAATCAAATGCTTTACTAACATCGTATGTTCCAAGCGCTAGAGTAACACCGGATTTATCTGCATCAATCGACAAATTGCAAAGATATTTTAGAGCATTGAAGCGACCAAGCTTAGGCAGGAACCCAAACTGGTGAGGAGGCATAGAACAGAGAGAATGTAggttattaattataaataattcaaaCACCTTAGCAAAAACGCTTGAAACAATTataggtcgatacgatgagcATTCAGACGGATCCGTCCCTTTTTTGAGAATCGGTGAAATAAGACCAACACAAAAAGAATCTGGAATTATAACACAGCAAAAAATCATTTGGTACAACAAAGAAAGATGACGCATAAGATAATCAGACCCATTTTGTAAATGAAGGGGCATATGCCATCATAATCCATGGACTGTCTTTTGTTAAGCTTTCGTATAACATCACGTAATTCACTAGAACTTACTACAAAGGTACCCGGTCCAGGAGTATTTAAGCGATTATTTAATTCCGTTTCAATTTCTTGAGAGTGTTAACGTCGGGTTCGGTGAACtgaattttgaaatatgaatgCCACTAGTTCTAACTAATGGTAATCTTGCTTTCCCGAGTTTTATTATTTGCCGAACAAGTTTTCCATAACTTATTAGGGTCATTCGCGATCGATTCCGCAATTGCAACACTTTGGCCAACCCGGTGAGCTTTGAGCTCCTTCTGAAAGTGCCGCTTAGTAAGTAACcgtaaagaatttttataaCTCGTTTCTAGGTTTATTACAATCATTCCACAAACGTAACCAAAATTTCGAAGACTGACAAGCGGATTTGAGGCTCTCGTTAGTAGACCATCCAGATCTACACGTTCTCACCGAGACAGCGAATTTCTCGGCATTTTTAGAGCGTGGGTAATCTGCGCACAATAAACTTCAGTTCAATACGAATGTTAGATTCGTCAATCCCAGGTTGCCGTTGGAGCAGTTGAAACGGAACTCGGATTTTATCTAGCATGAAGTCACACTCCCCTTGGAAGATACCCTTATCAATCTTGTCCCAAGATTTAAcacgtaaaaattttgatttcctttaaatcaaatttatccaggttaatttatttatccatgTGAATTTTCCGCTATTCCCTTTTCAATACACTGTGGTTAATTAACCCTATTCCAAATTAATTTTAGCACCAATTTGGTACCACacacctttattttattttatttttttcaacaaaaaacagTGGCAAAAGgatattatttcatttaaagatACAGCTTTTGTAAGCATTTTAAAATTAACCGTGAAATATTAATtagaatttgttgttttttttttgaaaaaaaaactaaggagCAAAACTAAGGAGGATCTAAAACCTAAGCGAACAAAAGTAAGGAGGAtctaaaacctctaaaaaaggAGGACCTAACTGGAATATCAGCAATTGAAATAAACAaccattaaaactcaaaattgaaattcaaaGCTCGTCTTTTACAACTGCTACCAACGAGGTTCCACTGTATTCACACCCTCACACTAATTACAATTAGCagctttttttcctttagcaacATCATAAAGTAGTGCTATTATGTCACACCCTGCTGGTAAAATTATTTGAAGGTCCGACAAGGAGGTCGTATTCTTCTATAACTTAaggtttctaaaatattatctAAATTAGAATAATAGGACTCACATTTATGTTTCCTCAATAATTATCAACATAAAAGGGTCATTCATACAGTTTTCTATATTAGCTGAGAGATTCTTTAAAAGCAAGAACTGGTGCatacaaacactaaaaaagaattcaatCTGAAACATGGAATCACAATTCAGTCTTAAAGGAGTGAATTTGGTGTTTCATTGGATTATCACTGTGGTGATCATGATAGATAGTATGAAATGAAAACTATCCCCTTCCGAAATTGGTCTAAGGAACTAATCTACCAGAACTCAGCTTCCTCTCAATCTGAATAGGCTCGAATGGTTAGATATATTCAATTGGTACGATCTAGGCATACGCAACGTCATTCTAAATAATTAGTGAGACGTGATATAACCAAAAACACTATTGTTCAAATGTCTTTCGCTGATCTTTTATGCTGGATGTTGTAGACATGTacataaagtttttaaaattgccagaaaatatatattataacatCTGAACATGTACAgagaatatatacaaaatacctGTCTGCCATCTACGACTTTATTAGCGAGGAATATTCACAGATGGTTCTCGAAGAATACAACTAGAGGCATAGAGCCGAATGATTAAAGATTTACAGAAACAATTTCACATTTCCTGACATTAAACGAATCTTTCAACTGGTTTTAACTTTACTGGAGCGTCGAAAATCATTGAAGCCTAACTTCACTAGGCTTTTTGAGAAAAAcggcaatgaaaaaattatcgGTGTTGCGCTTTCATTAGTGTCTTtgtaaatgattaaataaaataaaattttctcaaCTCAAAGcaaaaagcagcattaaaacttaatacggacaaaaattactccgtaaatgagAATTGTTGCCTCCTCCTGAATACCTTGCTCCACACACAAAAgctttttaatactttcaaaaaGTATCTTAATCTAAGATACTTAATTTAAACTAAGATACCCCTTgtttttcaggagtcgttcttgaaAAATTGGGACGAAAATTCAGATTTTAGGGTAAAGACCACCGAATTGAAAATTCGCACCgtagaaaatcccccctccccacgaAAAAGTCCATATTTCccaaaacaaatactatacgtcaACAATGGGCAAGTTTCACAACTTAGAGCCCTTCTctcaggggctgtggggggtcaagGTATCCCCAAAGGCGTAAttattggacttttcaactatgctgaacaaaatggctttctaaaaattttgattggacgaccTTGGAGGAAAAAGGGCGAGGGAGGGCGCTAGTTGTCCTCCAGACTTTTAGTTTTGGTTAAAATCGGGCCTTTTCCGATATTCTAGAACCGTCCCtacgatacgatcacccctagaagaaaaaacaataaataggCATCCATGATCTTTGTTTTAGTACAAAATTCAACACTTTTGGAGATGGGAGCTTTGAACCTAGCTTTGATCTGTGAAGATGTTTCGAGACCAAATGAAAGATCACTTTAAACCTTTTGATACAttctaaacaattttaaaaattcattttagacAAATGGACTATAAATACACCTGCCAGAACAAGTCCATCCTACCTACTATAAAGTACATATACCGCTATAAATTCAATCACAAGATAAGAACGTAGCCTACTAGAAGAATTGTTTTTGCTTTCTAACCTGTTTCCGAAAATAATGCGAGAGAAACATCTTCGTCAAGGGTGTGAAGATGTTTCGAGACCAAATGAAAGATTACTTTCATAAAGGTGTTAAAAGAACAAATCTTTTAATATAACGAGACAGAAAAGAATACACAACTAGGTAGACATCAGGAGGCTAGGGGTTTCTGTGAATTGCTAGTGCTAGAAGTAGCAAATTCGTAATCTTCAacaattcaacattttttaacttcaaaacCATTATAtctgaaaaaactaatttaccACGCTATCAGCACCAAAGGCTTTATTGGTTCCAAATCCTTCTAGCACCTGCCTGTGGGTACCCCTTACAAACCCAATTTTCCTTCACTCCCAAATTGTCATCTGccttctctctttctctttctataCCAGTAAGTGGAAGACCCCTTCGTATTTTCAGCTCAGACTAGTCCTGACGGGTTACTTCTTCTAATTTTCTTAGTATACCAATcctttctgtctgtctgcctcTTCCATATTCTAGATAATTTCATTCTGACCATGGCCTCGATTTCCAATCTCCTTACTTAACGCTTAAATGTATTCTCTACTTCactcctttcttttcttttattctcgGAAAATCTATCTCACAGAAACTTTTTACAAAAACGCCTTTTCTCTTATATCAAGCTTTAAGCGTTTTCGATCATATTCAAAgttgtgtttctaattttttttttcctaaaacaCATTCTACTACCTTGCAAGCTATTTCCGTAAAATCTGTTCATCCATTTTCTACAATATGAAATTCTTAACTCTCCAGTTTCATACCCAGCTGTTCTTGGAAACTTCATAGGACATTCTCATCTTTTAGTCTATCAAACGTCATGATTGCTGTCTTATCATCATGTGTGCACTATTtaaacttatgggccattttgacCAAATACCGTATTACTTGTAGGTAAGCGATTGTGCTTACAAAACTATAGCAATCTTTTGCCATTGATATTACCTTCCTTAAACAAAATCTACCAAGCCTAGAATACCTTCTACCCCTGTTTGCACAAATCTGGAAAGGAAAATACAATGGCAAAAATTCCGTATTCCTACCTGGAAACATACGAGCCACTACCGTGTCCGTGAGTCAGTTCTATAGAAACATATACCGGTGTGACTCATAAGCCGCACTTTTGACCATAAAGTAAGCAAATAGAAGTCTAAAAATACCAACTTCCGAGCCTATGCTACACTTACAACCTTCCTTGTCCATCACGAGCCCTACTTTCTACGGCAGACAGGGACCGTCCCTAGGCAATCCCTAGAACCTGAATAAACAAATTCTACATAACCTTATTTCGTGTTTCCTAAAACCTGGGACATgaatttctgaaactcctacCAAGTCTAGATCAAAGCGTCTGAATtcatcagtcaaaatgtcaatacgatAGTTGTATTTAAGCATAGTAATACTAAGTCACAATTTTGACGAtatttaaatcatttaaattaTTGCAGCATCAGGAAAAGCAATGTGACCCACAAGTGCAGGTTAAAGAATAGAAGAGGCTTTTGAAGCCTAGATAAAGCACTTAAGCCGACTTAAAACTGGACAGGAAGAATTTCCCGACACTTTGAGTTGCATGAAGGCTTGCACAAGCCCAGGTCTATCTTGGTCAATGCATGATTTTCCTTGCTTGGCGAGCAATTCAATTAACAAGTGCCGAAATCCCACACCTGAGTCAATCTGCAGCCTCGTGTATTCACACCTACACGCATTATAAAGCGATGGGGAggcattttttaataaataatatgacTAGAAAGAGGTTATTCAGCCAAAAAGGCCATCAGAGCAAACAAgacccagaagaattatccattaagcAAAACACAGTGAAATGATGTTTCTTTTACTACGCTATAAGTTTTCTGAGGGGTACTAATCTTCATGGTCACCCTGCAGCACtgtttgtaatatatatatatatatatatatatatatatatatatatatatatatatatatatatatatatatatatatatatactctttAAAAGCCCATCCCAACAACCCGCAAGCAGCCCCCCTCTGTATAACGATGGGGGAAGGAGCTAACGCTAGACTGGAGACCAAAAACTATCTCATAACGCCATAGCAGCTCCATAGAATCCtaaattcaaacaaataaaatcctaagatatatttttttcaccacatttgaatttttaagcacaattttttttagataatcttTGGATATTTAAAACATACTTAAGATAATAAAAGAGAATTTAAAAGTAGcccaattaaattttttaaataaagaaatttacaATGTTACATCATAACTTCTTTAATGTCTCACCTCAAAATTCACCAACAATTGCTGACAACAATCTTTTACAGGCTTACAGAAACATTCTAGTCGGTAAAAATTGCGGCTAACGACATATTTCACAGCATTATCAGATTCTACTAGTCAAATCCATTTCCTGTgcatagatatataaatatcttaatattttaaaagcaaaCTGGTTGATACGATATCATTGAAGCTAACAATTTATATTCCGAATTCACATTAGCGGGGCCGGGTCTTGTTATTaaacctaccccccccccctcgagaaaatcaaatttttaagatgTTCACTATAATTCCTAAGATTTTCATATAAGTTGCATATGTTTGtactactatttttttttcctttttcagacAGGTATTAgagaagtaagttttttttgtcgaaaattTTTTCTAGGAAAACCTCAGCAAATTCCATTTTCAATCAGACTTCCCAATCGGCATTTACATAGCAACGTAGCTTGGTCATTTTCAGCTGGAACGATTTATGTCTGTTAAACCTTACCTTTATAGCCTCACtccataaattttaaaactctCTTTCACCAAAGTTTCTATAGTTGTCCTATACATCTTAAGCTATtgctaaaaaatgaatttacccCTCCGTCACCTCAAATAAATTCGAGCCCGCGTCCTTTGCTTTGCTTTCGTATTGCTTCGCATCTGTTGGTAGTTTCTAAGCTTATAAATTTCTCAAGCAATTATCATGTTATCTTTATTAGGCATTGAAAGCTCGGGGCCTATGTACTTGACATGTTTTCGACCCTccacaacaataaaaaataatcccaaATCCCACCACTCAAAGACGAAATTGGATGTGCTCAAGTAGTTTTCTAGTATAAAACACCTGGTAGCAACCATGATTATGAAAATTTACaccaaaaatagaaattaaaaacaaacaattataacttacaacccctccTTGCAGAGACCTTGCATCCATTCTCAGGGAAGGCTGAACCTTTGAATTTCTGACCCCTCTTGACGTCATTCTTCTTAAAGCTGCATCTCTGATTGCAGCTTGCCGGCCTTGGCATTCATGATCAGTAGTATGTCGATGCTTCAAACAATAATTCCGTTTGCATTCACTACATACAACTGGTATCATTTCTTTCTGCTTGCATTTCTTGTAAGAACAGAGATTGGAGAACAGTTTCCTTTTCGCCTgcaagagaaaaacaaattatcatCATACCCAAACGAAGGGCGTATCTaatatattcataattttaaagGATAGTCAAAATAAGGTTTGAAGTTTTTCACGGGAACAGTTGTTATTCATGGTTTAAACACCGACTATTGTATTAATGTGGCTTCATTTCAATCTCCAAACAGGAAGGTAACAACTTGTTCTCTACGTCAGTAATAAGCAGTCTCTCTTACCTACTATAAAGTAAATTTACTTCTATAAATGCAATCACCAGATAAGAACATTCCTAGAAGAATTGTTTTGGCTTTCTAACCTGTTTTCGAAAATAAT
This is a stretch of genomic DNA from Artemia franciscana chromosome 18, ASM3288406v1, whole genome shotgun sequence. It encodes these proteins:
- the LOC136038649 gene encoding AN1-type zinc finger protein 2A-like; protein product: MELPDLGKHCSVESCHQLDFLPFKCDACGKIFCLEHYKYNSHSCTSAEKKNVQVPVCPLCNGPVPGNRDDPPDIAVSGHIDNDCKSDPAKAKRKLFSNLCSYKKCKQKEMIPVVCSECKRNYCLKHRHTTDHECQGRQAAIRDAALRRMTSRGVRNSKVQPSLRMDARSLQGGVSEEEALRRALELSKASDHERQAQSGSSRSAQEEEEDEMLARAIALSEREGGSKNCSVM